From Gemmatimonadaceae bacterium, one genomic window encodes:
- the rho gene encoding transcription termination factor Rho, whose protein sequence is MTTTPPQVDISDLKRKSVPELQQMADGLAILNVGTLRKQELIFRIEQSLLDTKITLRGDGVIELLPEGYGFLRSQTWNYLPGPDDIYVSPSQIKRFNLRTGDSVYGQVRPPKPWEKYLALLKVEQINGDDPERAKDRVPFDSLRPMYPDERLRLETSDGDLSMRVVDIIAPIGKGQRGLIVAPPRAGKTILIEKIANAIAENHPEVTIIVLLIDERPEEVTEMIATAIRAEVISSTFDEPADRHVQVADMVLEKAKRLVEHGRDVVVLLDSITRLARAHNTVAPHSGKILSGGVEATALHKPKRFFGMARNIEGGGSLTIIASALVETGSRMDDVIFEEFKGTGNMELVLDRKIADRRIFPAVDILKSGTRKEELLLTQAEINRVFLLRNFLSDMPEAEQIEFLLKQMKRTKDNQEFFAQMAQGG, encoded by the coding sequence ATGACGACAACTCCCCCGCAGGTCGACATCTCCGACTTGAAGCGCAAATCGGTGCCGGAGCTGCAGCAGATGGCCGACGGTCTCGCGATCCTGAACGTCGGCACGCTGCGCAAGCAGGAGCTGATCTTCCGGATCGAGCAGAGTCTGCTCGACACGAAGATCACGCTGCGCGGCGACGGCGTCATCGAGCTGCTGCCGGAGGGCTACGGATTCCTGCGCAGCCAGACCTGGAACTACCTCCCGGGGCCCGACGACATCTACGTCTCGCCCTCGCAGATCAAGCGGTTCAATCTCCGGACGGGCGACAGCGTGTACGGCCAGGTCCGCCCGCCGAAGCCGTGGGAGAAATATCTCGCGCTGCTCAAGGTCGAGCAGATCAACGGCGACGATCCCGAGCGCGCGAAGGACCGGGTCCCGTTCGACAGCCTGCGTCCGATGTACCCTGACGAGCGCCTCCGGCTGGAGACGAGCGACGGGGATCTCAGCATGCGCGTCGTCGACATCATCGCGCCGATCGGGAAGGGACAGCGCGGGCTCATCGTAGCTCCGCCGCGGGCCGGCAAGACGATTCTAATCGAGAAAATCGCCAACGCGATCGCGGAAAATCACCCCGAGGTGACCATAATCGTCCTGTTGATAGACGAGCGGCCGGAAGAGGTCACCGAGATGATCGCGACCGCGATTCGCGCGGAGGTGATCAGTTCGACCTTCGACGAGCCGGCCGACCGGCACGTCCAGGTCGCCGACATGGTGCTGGAGAAGGCGAAGCGGTTGGTCGAGCATGGGCGGGACGTCGTCGTTCTGCTCGACTCGATCACACGGCTGGCGCGGGCGCACAACACCGTGGCGCCGCACTCGGGGAAGATTCTCTCGGGCGGCGTCGAGGCGACGGCGCTGCACAAGCCGAAGCGCTTCTTCGGAATGGCGCGAAACATCGAGGGTGGCGGGTCGCTCACGATCATCGCGAGCGCGCTCGTCGAGACGGGTTCGCGCATGGACGACGTGATCTTCGAGGAGTTCAAGGGGACGGGCAACATGGAGCTGGTGCTCGACCGCAAGATCGCCGACCGGAGAATCTTTCCGGCGGTGGACATCCTGAAGTCGGGCACGAGAAAGGAGGAGCTGTTGTTGACGCAGGCCGAGATCAACCGCGTGTTCCTCCTGCGCAATTTCCTGTCGGACATGCCGGAGGCGGAGCAGATCGAGTTCCTGCTCAAGCAGATGAAGCGCACCAAGGACAACCAGGAGTTCTTCGCGCAGATGGCGCAGGGTGGCTGA
- a CDS encoding MlaD family protein gives MAEVIRWRELAIGLIGLGAVVAIVGGVLMFAEVGGIRGKKVTLYVAADETGGLLEGGDVYLAGKSVGKIESIVFRPPSTDTTERLLIKTAVLQRALPLIRRDSPVQIAPLGTFLGTPVLGIGAGSSTAPPARPGDTLYAGAFRQSEGVLAQLAAVSRDFGALKSEVTAVMEDMKTARGTFGAMAVEGPRDIGRVGADFSRFNARLTRGGGTVGMIMNDPKFGARFGAIRSDVDSLRLLITSDRGTVGKFRRDTTLVASLRGLRDEVALLQRSLADARGTAGRAMNDKAVQNELAELRRQLDELMADIKKNPFRYIRL, from the coding sequence ATGGCCGAAGTAATCCGCTGGCGCGAGCTCGCGATCGGGCTGATCGGACTCGGCGCGGTCGTGGCGATCGTCGGCGGCGTGCTCATGTTCGCCGAGGTCGGCGGCATCCGCGGCAAGAAGGTGACGCTGTACGTCGCGGCGGACGAGACGGGCGGGCTGCTGGAAGGCGGCGACGTCTATCTGGCCGGCAAGAGCGTGGGCAAGATCGAGAGCATCGTCTTTCGGCCGCCCTCGACGGACACCACCGAGCGGCTCCTGATCAAGACCGCCGTGCTCCAGCGCGCGCTGCCGCTCATCCGCAGGGATTCTCCGGTGCAGATCGCCCCGCTCGGCACGTTCCTCGGCACGCCGGTTCTCGGCATCGGCGCGGGATCGAGCACCGCGCCCCCGGCACGGCCGGGCGACACGCTGTACGCGGGCGCGTTCCGCCAGTCGGAAGGCGTGCTGGCGCAGCTCGCCGCCGTCAGCCGGGACTTCGGTGCGCTGAAGAGCGAGGTGACCGCGGTGATGGAAGACATGAAGACGGCGCGCGGCACGTTCGGCGCCATGGCCGTCGAAGGGCCGCGCGACATCGGCCGGGTGGGTGCGGATTTCTCCCGCTTCAACGCGCGGCTCACGCGCGGGGGCGGAACGGTCGGCATGATCATGAACGATCCGAAGTTCGGCGCCCGCTTCGGCGCGATCCGCTCGGACGTCGACTCGCTCCGGCTGCTGATCACGTCCGACCGGGGCACGGTCGGCAAGTTCCGTCGCGACACGACACTGGTCGCGTCCTTGCGCGGCCTGCGGGACGAAGTCGCGTTGCTGCAACGTTCGCTCGCGGACGCGCGCGGAACCGCCGGCAGGGCGATGAACGACAAAGCGGTGCAGAACGAGCTGGCCGAGCTCCGCCGGCAGCTCGACGAGCTGATGGCGGACATCAAGAAGAATCCGTTCCGCTACATCAGGTTGTAG
- a CDS encoding NADP-dependent isocitrate dehydrogenase → MHAAKRKHITVIRGDGIGPEVVRAALRVIEAAGVDLELDECEAGAKVFARGNATGVPQETIDSVTRTCVLLKGPLETPIGYGAKSANVTLRKLFETFGNIRPVRTLPGVKTPYSDRNLDIVIVRENVEDLYSGVEHMQTPGVAQCLKLISRNGCEKIVKLAFEFALAEGRHVVHCATKANILKFTEGMLQHAFEDIAPDYPAIEAKHILVDNCAHQLAMRPEQFDIIVTTNMNGDILSDLTSGLTGGLGFAPSANIGSRVSIFEAVHGSAPDIAGRNVANPTALIFSAAMMLRHIDEGRAATAIEHAVVYTFEQGVHTGDMLGTGNPVSTTGFADAVIANLGKHSSISNQRKHGHFKVPPMVESVEFVKPKTRRVVGADVFVESLLQPGELGRKVEALVADSSLKLAGIANRGTAVYPEVEAKVGLVDHYRCRFVSRAEGKDVGDAQLIDLLQRLAGDLMWMHVEKLQQFDGEDAFSKSAGQA, encoded by the coding sequence ATGCACGCAGCCAAGCGCAAACACATCACGGTCATACGGGGCGACGGGATCGGCCCGGAGGTCGTCAGGGCCGCCCTCCGTGTCATCGAGGCCGCGGGAGTGGACCTGGAGCTGGACGAATGCGAGGCCGGCGCCAAGGTGTTCGCCAGGGGCAACGCCACCGGAGTGCCGCAGGAGACCATCGATTCCGTCACGCGGACCTGCGTACTGCTCAAGGGGCCGCTGGAGACCCCCATCGGGTACGGGGCGAAGAGCGCCAACGTCACCCTCCGCAAACTGTTCGAGACGTTCGGCAACATCCGGCCGGTGCGCACGCTCCCGGGCGTGAAGACGCCGTACAGCGACCGGAACCTCGACATCGTGATCGTGCGCGAGAACGTCGAGGACCTGTACTCCGGCGTCGAGCACATGCAGACGCCCGGCGTGGCGCAGTGCCTCAAGCTGATCTCGCGCAACGGCTGCGAGAAGATCGTGAAGCTCGCGTTCGAGTTCGCGCTGGCGGAGGGACGCCACGTCGTGCACTGTGCCACGAAGGCGAACATCTTGAAGTTCACCGAGGGAATGCTGCAGCATGCCTTCGAGGACATCGCGCCGGATTATCCGGCGATCGAAGCGAAGCACATCCTGGTGGACAACTGCGCGCACCAGCTCGCGATGCGGCCCGAGCAGTTCGACATCATCGTTACGACGAACATGAACGGCGACATCCTCAGCGATCTCACTTCGGGGCTCACGGGCGGGCTCGGCTTCGCGCCGTCGGCGAACATCGGCAGCCGCGTGTCCATCTTCGAGGCCGTGCACGGCTCGGCGCCGGACATCGCGGGGAGGAACGTCGCGAACCCGACGGCGCTGATCTTCAGCGCCGCGATGATGCTCCGGCACATCGACGAGGGTCGGGCCGCCACGGCGATCGAGCACGCGGTGGTCTACACCTTCGAGCAGGGGGTGCACACCGGCGACATGCTCGGCACCGGGAATCCCGTCTCGACCACCGGATTCGCAGACGCGGTGATCGCCAACCTCGGCAAGCACTCCTCCATCAGCAACCAGCGCAAGCACGGGCACTTCAAGGTCCCCCCGATGGTCGAGTCGGTGGAGTTCGTGAAGCCGAAGACACGCCGAGTCGTCGGCGCCGACGTCTTCGTCGAGTCGCTGCTCCAGCCGGGCGAGCTCGGGAGAAAGGTCGAGGCGCTCGTGGCGGACAGCTCGCTAAAGCTCGCCGGGATCGCCAATCGCGGCACCGCCGTGTATCCCGAGGTGGAAGCCAAGGTCGGACTGGTGGACCACTATCGCTGCCGGTTCGTGTCGCGCGCCGAGGGCAAGGACGTCGGCGACGCGCAGCTGATCGACCTGCTCCAGCGCCTCGCCGGCGACCTGATGTGGATGCACGTGGAGAAGCTGCAGCAGTTCGACGGCGAGGACGCGTTCAGCAAGTCCGCCGGCCAGGCGTAG
- a CDS encoding GNAT family N-acetyltransferase: protein MPDWVWRSFPELTADELYDIFALRQTVFVVEQNCAYLDADGWDRRSRHLYARDASGLMIAYLRLVEPGVKYAEPSIGRVITHPSVRRTGLGRELMLEGLRGAERYYPGAAVRIGAQRWAERFYRSLGFECTGHEYIEDDIPHVEMLRR, encoded by the coding sequence ATGCCGGACTGGGTCTGGCGCTCGTTCCCTGAGCTCACCGCGGACGAGCTGTACGACATCTTCGCGCTGCGGCAGACGGTGTTCGTGGTCGAGCAGAATTGCGCGTATCTTGATGCCGACGGTTGGGACCGCCGGTCACGCCATCTCTACGCGCGGGACGCGTCCGGATTGATGATCGCGTACCTGAGGCTCGTCGAGCCGGGGGTGAAATACGCCGAGCCGTCGATCGGCCGCGTGATCACCCACCCGAGCGTACGGCGGACCGGGCTTGGCCGCGAGCTGATGCTGGAGGGTCTGCGCGGCGCGGAGCGATATTACCCCGGCGCGGCCGTGCGCATCGGGGCGCAGCGCTGGGCGGAGCGCTTCTACCGCTCGCTCGGATTTGAGTGCACCGGCCACGAGTACATCGAAGACGACATTCCGCACGTGGAGATGCTTCGGCGGTAA
- a CDS encoding amidase — MTEHTYDRRAFMEYFAAAGLGSTLLPGVLWSQVAAGAEITAATIKCAEEIAGLSFDDDEREMMVAGLRTNESRIRELHEIELANSESPVLTFNPLPPGKGLPPEPRRVARPNARPRAVPRDLEDLAFASIAELAALVRARRVTATQLTDMYLARIKRLDPSLHAVITLTEERARAQALAADQEIARGRYRGPLHGIPWGAKDLLAVRGYKTTWGAGPYREQVIDQDATVVQRLDAAGAVLLAKLSLGELAQGDVWFGGMTRNPWKLDQGSSGSSAGPAAATKAGLVAFSIGSETLGSISSPSTRCGVTGLRPTYGRVPKTGAMALSWTMDKLGPICRSAEDCALVLEAVSGGDGADAGAIAPRFVPDWRLRARDVRIGYFKGAFDVPERDAANQERILHSTKTFDDAALDVLRGLGLALIPVEMPQLAYDAMRIVLTAEAAAAFDSLTRSNRDDELVQQTRNDWANTFRVARFIPAVDYINANRLRARAIAEWDKLFATVDVIVTPTSVAGFPQLVATNLTGHPAVILPHGFRADGTPVSLTFLGALFGEAKLVAVARAYQAATAFHLRRPAL, encoded by the coding sequence GTGACTGAGCACACTTACGACCGGCGCGCGTTCATGGAATACTTCGCCGCCGCGGGGCTTGGCTCGACGCTGCTTCCCGGGGTCCTGTGGTCGCAGGTGGCTGCCGGCGCCGAGATCACGGCCGCGACGATCAAGTGCGCGGAAGAGATCGCCGGGCTCAGCTTCGACGATGACGAGCGCGAGATGATGGTCGCCGGTCTCCGAACCAACGAGTCGCGGATCCGCGAGCTGCACGAGATCGAGCTGGCCAACAGCGAGTCGCCGGTGCTCACGTTCAATCCGCTTCCGCCGGGAAAAGGCCTGCCGCCCGAGCCGCGGCGTGTCGCTCGGCCGAACGCGAGACCGCGAGCGGTTCCGCGTGACCTCGAGGATCTCGCCTTCGCTTCGATCGCGGAGCTCGCCGCTCTCGTCCGCGCCCGGCGCGTCACCGCGACGCAGCTCACCGACATGTATCTCGCGCGGATCAAGCGGCTCGATCCGTCGCTGCATGCGGTCATCACGCTCACCGAGGAGCGGGCGCGCGCGCAGGCGCTGGCCGCCGATCAGGAGATCGCGCGCGGCAGGTACCGCGGTCCGCTACACGGCATTCCGTGGGGAGCGAAGGATCTGCTCGCCGTGCGCGGCTACAAGACGACGTGGGGCGCCGGTCCGTATCGCGAGCAGGTAATCGATCAGGACGCGACGGTGGTACAGCGGCTCGACGCCGCCGGCGCCGTGCTCCTCGCCAAGCTCTCGCTCGGCGAGCTCGCGCAGGGAGACGTGTGGTTCGGCGGAATGACGCGGAATCCGTGGAAGCTCGATCAGGGGTCCAGCGGCTCGTCGGCCGGCCCCGCTGCCGCGACGAAAGCCGGGCTCGTCGCATTCTCGATCGGGAGCGAGACGCTCGGCTCGATCTCTTCGCCCTCCACGCGCTGCGGAGTCACGGGGCTCCGCCCGACGTACGGCCGCGTGCCGAAGACGGGCGCGATGGCGCTGTCGTGGACGATGGACAAGCTCGGGCCGATCTGCCGGAGCGCCGAGGACTGCGCGCTCGTGCTCGAGGCGGTCAGCGGCGGGGACGGAGCGGACGCCGGCGCGATCGCGCCCCGGTTCGTTCCGGATTGGCGGCTGCGCGCGCGCGACGTCAGAATCGGATACTTCAAGGGCGCGTTCGACGTGCCGGAGCGCGACGCGGCGAACCAGGAGCGCATCCTCCATTCAACGAAGACGTTCGACGACGCGGCCCTCGACGTGCTGCGCGGACTCGGCCTCGCGCTGATTCCAGTCGAAATGCCGCAGCTGGCGTACGACGCGATGCGAATCGTGCTCACCGCCGAGGCCGCGGCGGCGTTCGACTCCCTCACGCGGTCGAATCGCGACGACGAGCTGGTGCAGCAGACCCGGAACGACTGGGCGAACACGTTTCGCGTCGCGCGCTTCATCCCCGCGGTGGACTACATCAACGCCAACCGGCTGCGGGCCCGCGCGATCGCGGAATGGGACAAGCTGTTCGCGACCGTGGACGTGATCGTCACGCCGACGTCGGTCGCGGGATTCCCCCAGCTCGTGGCCACGAACCTCACGGGCCATCCGGCCGTCATCCTGCCGCACGGCTTCCGCGCGGACGGTACCCCGGTCTCGCTGACCTTCCTCGGCGCATTATTCGGCGAGGCGAAGCTCGTTGCCGTAGCCCGGGCGTATCAGGCGGCAACGGCTTTTCACCTTCGCCGGCCCGCTCTATAA
- a CDS encoding cyclopropane-fatty-acyl-phospholipid synthase family protein produces MPHDMDTGLTATREVVGALFGPPAARAFDVRYWDGSSEASGRADDARFTLVISRRGALRRMLFPPNELSIVDAYISGDLDVEGDLESAVGLGDEVERRIRDGRTIARLARKIIALPADDHPDVAKSRFQRVAGSLARRRRGDAQAIEFHYGVSNEFYALWLDPMMLYTCAYFRTGDESIELAQLDKLEHICRKLRLKRGDRLLDIGCGWGGLVRYAAKNYGVEALGITLSESQAAWGRERIRMEGLAGQCRVEVRDYRDLPAGETFDKIASVGVTEHVPADEQPAYFARANALLRPGGAFLNHCEVSVDQAHGEPVASKIAARLWKRGEFIQRYVFPDARLVPAAHVIASAEQSGFEVRDVESLREHYTLTLRHWIRALENNRDGAIDLVGERTYRVWRLYMSAGAQRFHAGKLNIIQTLLSKPRADGESELPWTREDIYEAPYPSELARKLELRTSA; encoded by the coding sequence ATGCCCCACGATATGGACACCGGACTGACAGCCACGCGGGAAGTGGTTGGCGCGCTATTCGGCCCGCCCGCCGCGCGGGCGTTCGACGTCCGCTACTGGGATGGCTCGAGTGAGGCTTCCGGGCGCGCGGATGACGCGCGCTTCACGCTCGTGATCTCGCGCCGCGGCGCGTTGCGGCGAATGCTCTTCCCGCCCAACGAGCTGTCCATCGTGGACGCGTACATCTCCGGCGATCTCGACGTCGAGGGCGATCTGGAATCGGCTGTCGGCCTTGGAGATGAGGTGGAGCGGCGGATTCGCGACGGCCGGACGATCGCGCGGCTCGCGCGGAAGATCATCGCGCTCCCCGCCGACGATCACCCCGACGTCGCGAAGTCACGGTTCCAGCGCGTGGCCGGCTCCCTCGCGCGGCGGCGGCGCGGCGACGCGCAGGCAATCGAGTTCCACTACGGCGTGAGCAACGAGTTCTACGCGCTCTGGCTCGACCCGATGATGCTGTACACCTGCGCGTACTTCAGGACCGGCGACGAGAGCATCGAGCTGGCCCAGCTCGACAAGCTCGAGCACATCTGCCGGAAGCTGCGGCTGAAGCGGGGCGACCGTCTGCTGGACATCGGCTGCGGCTGGGGTGGCCTCGTGCGGTACGCGGCGAAGAACTACGGCGTCGAAGCTCTGGGGATCACGCTCAGCGAATCGCAGGCGGCGTGGGGACGGGAGCGCATCCGCATGGAGGGACTCGCGGGGCAATGCAGAGTAGAAGTCCGCGACTACCGCGATCTGCCGGCCGGCGAGACTTTCGACAAGATCGCCTCCGTCGGCGTGACTGAGCACGTGCCCGCGGATGAGCAGCCCGCGTACTTCGCCCGGGCGAACGCCCTCCTTCGGCCCGGCGGAGCGTTCCTCAACCATTGCGAGGTGAGCGTCGACCAGGCGCACGGCGAGCCGGTCGCGTCGAAGATTGCCGCCAGGCTTTGGAAGCGCGGCGAGTTCATTCAGCGGTATGTCTTCCCGGATGCGCGGCTGGTGCCCGCGGCGCACGTGATCGCGAGCGCGGAGCAGAGCGGGTTCGAGGTGCGCGACGTCGAGAGTCTGCGCGAGCACTACACGCTGACGCTCCGGCACTGGATCCGCGCGCTCGAGAATAACCGCGACGGCGCGATCGATCTCGTCGGCGAGCGTACCTACCGGGTGTGGCGGCTGTACATGTCCGCGGGGGCCCAGCGGTTCCACGCGGGCAAACTCAACATCATCCAGACGCTGCTGTCGAAGCCGCGCGCGGACGGCGAGTCGGAGCTGCCGTGGACCCGCGAGGACATCTACGAAGCGCCGTATCCGAGCGAGCTGGCGAGAAAGCTGGAGCTGCGCACCTCGGCCTAG
- a CDS encoding AAA family ATPase produces MPPRLSSDATPMVGRAADLAALSGLLTAAAGGQAGAVLVAGEGGVGKTRLVEAVADRASKIGFTVAVGRAYPVETGVPYAAFADALVPVLRAMEPAQLTVLSRGGAAELRHLFPSLGADGDGARANAGADPSELKARLLWNFSQFLIRFAAKKPVLLVLENLQWADASSLELLHFLARQPREGARIVLIGTYNESQRDANDVLRTTEQSLARLGAITVYHLDALGEAQVSELLAETFGTPPAQTANFSRLLYDWTRGNPFFIQETLKSLIDRGLLVERDGKWTGWETESLDLPPTVREVLGARLDRQSPHGKTIANLVAVVGTRAGYDVLCAVSGLADAELVGALDELRSARVLVEAARGEELAYDFAHPMLREVLYAALGGARARLLHAQVAQSLESLYGPTAPAHADELAFHYSRAMSPELAPKAVKYLTAAGRTALEKYANREAADYLAAALEQRDRQGSGDSTSELVTTLARARQRLGQYDEAMELWARALADAERRGDRALAASVRHRMGLACYWTGQSEKALEHYAAALEAAAEIADPAMVVRIRLGRSICAQDAGRFSDAAADVNAALAEAERTGNPALTARVHRALLLLHAWSGDIPRAREHGRKAVALAEESGQKVLAWSAHWGMAMLAGLDSDATGVVEHIGAASRLADELRSPLLPLWTAELSVQYASGVGNWETGIATGERAIAQARALAQKTLLPRLLVWTGTIHLWRGEHARALEMFEEAWKKSGAERGAERAVDVPSVVPAHLGMAAYHLATRNYAEAVKVGEAGLAIADRAGHVVWAVQWLLPLVTEAALYNADFATAEKHCARLRNESMRLNHRLAAACAQAGEGLLTLLRDRDPAGAARELKVAAELLEELQYPHFGARMRRQYARALAEAGDREQSARELRRAHDLFARLGAAAELDATREQLRTLGFRPPSRTVGEGAAGLTAREMEIARMVAARKANKEIGAALKISARTVSTHLSNIFSKLDVESRGELADYVREKGLL; encoded by the coding sequence ATGCCCCCACGCCTCAGCAGCGACGCGACCCCGATGGTCGGGAGAGCGGCCGATCTGGCCGCGTTGAGCGGGTTGCTGACCGCCGCCGCGGGCGGCCAGGCCGGAGCTGTGTTGGTCGCGGGCGAAGGCGGCGTCGGCAAAACCCGGCTCGTCGAGGCCGTGGCAGATCGCGCGTCGAAGATAGGGTTCACCGTCGCCGTGGGCCGCGCGTATCCGGTGGAGACCGGCGTCCCCTACGCCGCGTTCGCCGACGCGCTCGTGCCGGTGTTGCGAGCGATGGAGCCCGCGCAGCTGACCGTGCTCTCACGCGGCGGAGCCGCCGAGCTGCGCCATCTATTCCCGAGCCTGGGTGCCGATGGCGACGGCGCGCGCGCCAACGCCGGCGCCGATCCGTCGGAGCTCAAGGCGCGCCTGCTCTGGAACTTCAGCCAGTTCCTCATTCGCTTCGCCGCCAAGAAGCCGGTCCTGCTCGTGCTGGAGAACCTACAGTGGGCGGACGCCTCCTCGCTGGAGCTGCTGCACTTTCTCGCGCGGCAGCCACGCGAAGGCGCGCGGATCGTTCTGATAGGCACGTACAACGAGTCGCAGCGCGACGCCAACGACGTATTGCGGACAACCGAGCAATCGCTCGCCCGGCTCGGCGCGATCACCGTGTACCACCTGGATGCGCTGGGTGAGGCGCAGGTGTCGGAGCTGCTGGCGGAGACGTTCGGCACGCCGCCGGCGCAGACCGCGAATTTCTCCCGGCTGCTGTACGACTGGACTCGCGGCAATCCGTTCTTCATTCAGGAGACGCTCAAGTCGCTGATCGACCGGGGGCTGCTCGTCGAGCGGGATGGCAAGTGGACCGGCTGGGAGACGGAATCGCTGGATCTGCCGCCGACGGTCCGCGAGGTGCTCGGCGCGCGGCTCGACCGGCAGTCGCCGCATGGGAAGACAATCGCGAATCTCGTCGCCGTGGTCGGCACACGCGCCGGCTATGATGTCCTGTGCGCGGTGAGCGGTCTCGCGGACGCGGAGCTGGTGGGCGCGCTCGACGAGCTCCGCTCCGCCCGCGTGCTGGTAGAGGCCGCGCGTGGCGAAGAGCTGGCCTACGACTTCGCGCACCCCATGCTGCGCGAGGTCCTGTACGCCGCGCTCGGCGGAGCCCGCGCCCGTCTGCTGCATGCGCAGGTCGCGCAATCGCTCGAGTCGTTGTACGGCCCGACCGCACCGGCGCATGCCGACGAGCTGGCCTTTCACTATTCGCGCGCGATGTCCCCCGAGCTCGCGCCCAAGGCGGTGAAGTATCTGACTGCCGCCGGCCGCACCGCGCTGGAGAAATACGCCAATCGCGAGGCGGCCGATTATCTCGCCGCCGCGCTCGAGCAGCGGGACCGGCAGGGAAGCGGCGATTCGACCAGCGAGCTGGTGACTACCCTCGCCCGCGCGCGCCAGCGGCTCGGCCAGTACGACGAGGCGATGGAGCTCTGGGCGCGCGCGCTCGCGGACGCGGAGCGGCGGGGTGATCGCGCCCTGGCCGCTTCGGTGCGGCACCGCATGGGGCTCGCGTGTTACTGGACCGGCCAATCGGAGAAAGCGCTCGAGCATTACGCGGCGGCGCTGGAGGCGGCGGCGGAGATCGCCGATCCCGCCATGGTCGTGCGCATTCGCCTGGGGCGCAGCATCTGCGCGCAGGATGCGGGGCGGTTCTCCGACGCCGCGGCCGACGTGAACGCGGCGCTCGCCGAGGCGGAGCGCACGGGGAATCCCGCGCTCACCGCGCGCGTGCACCGCGCGCTCCTGCTGCTGCACGCCTGGAGCGGCGATATCCCGCGCGCGCGGGAGCACGGCCGCAAGGCGGTGGCGCTGGCGGAAGAGAGCGGGCAGAAAGTGCTCGCGTGGTCGGCCCATTGGGGGATGGCCATGCTGGCAGGGCTCGACAGCGACGCGACGGGCGTCGTCGAGCACATCGGCGCGGCGTCGCGGCTCGCCGACGAGCTGCGCTCCCCGCTGCTGCCGCTGTGGACCGCCGAGCTGTCCGTGCAGTACGCGTCCGGTGTAGGCAACTGGGAGACGGGAATCGCCACGGGCGAGCGCGCGATCGCGCAGGCGCGCGCGCTGGCGCAAAAGACGCTGCTGCCACGGCTGCTCGTCTGGACCGGCACGATCCACCTCTGGCGCGGCGAGCACGCGCGCGCTCTCGAGATGTTCGAGGAGGCGTGGAAGAAGTCGGGCGCCGAGCGCGGGGCGGAACGCGCGGTGGACGTCCCCTCGGTGGTGCCGGCGCACCTCGGGATGGCCGCGTACCATCTCGCGACCCGCAATTACGCCGAAGCCGTGAAGGTCGGCGAGGCGGGTCTCGCCATCGCGGACCGCGCGGGCCATGTAGTGTGGGCGGTCCAGTGGCTGCTGCCGCTCGTCACCGAAGCGGCGCTGTACAATGCCGATTTCGCCACCGCCGAGAAGCACTGCGCGCGCCTGCGCAACGAATCGATGCGACTGAACCACCGGCTCGCGGCCGCGTGCGCCCAGGCGGGCGAAGGCCTGCTGACGCTGTTGCGCGATCGCGATCCCGCGGGCGCGGCGAGGGAGCTGAAGGTGGCCGCGGAGCTGCTGGAAGAGCTGCAGTATCCGCACTTTGGAGCGAGGATGCGGCGGCAGTACGCCCGCGCTCTGGCGGAAGCGGGGGATCGCGAGCAGTCCGCCCGCGAGCTGCGTCGGGCGCACGATCTGTTCGCCCGGTTGGGCGCCGCCGCCGAGCTGGACGCCACGCGCGAGCAACTGCGCACGCTCGGGTTCCGGCCCCCCTCCAGGACGGTGGGCGAGGGCGCGGCCGGCCTCACCGCCCGCGAGATGGAGATCGCTCGGATGGTCGCGGCGCGGAAGGCGAACAAGGAGATCGGCGCGGCTCTCAAGATCTCCGCGCGAACGGTCAGCACCCACCTGTCCAACATCTTCTCCAAGCTGGACGTGGAGTCGCGCGGTGAGCTCGCCGACTACGTGCGGGAAAAGGGACTGCTCTAG